A single region of the Vanacampus margaritifer isolate UIUO_Vmar chromosome 13, RoL_Vmar_1.0, whole genome shotgun sequence genome encodes:
- the usp46 gene encoding ubiquitin carboxyl-terminal hydrolase 46, producing MTVRNIASICNMGTNASALEKDIGPEQFPINEHYFGLVNFGNTCYCNSVLQALYFCRPFRENVLAYKAQQKKKENLLTCLADLFHSIATQKKKVGVIPPKKFISRLRKENDLFDNYMQQDAHEFLNYLLNTVADILQEEKKQEKQNGRLKSNGPPAEVEAAAAAAAAAENKTEPTWVHDIFQGTLTNETRCLNCETVSSKDEDFLDLSVDVEQNTSITHCLRDFSNTETLCSEYKYYCEMCCSKQEAQKRMCVKKLPMILALHLKRFKYMEQLHRYTKLSYRVVFPLELRLFNTSGDAVNLDRMYDLVAVVVHCGSGPNRGHYITIVKSHGFWLLFDDDIVEKIDAHAIEEFYGLTSDISKNSESGYILFYQSRE from the exons ATGACTGTCAGAAACATCGCCTCCATTTGTAATATG GGCACCAATGCCTCCGCTCTGGAGAAAGACATCGGCCCCGAGCAGTTCCCCATCAATGAACACTACTTTGGTCTGGTCAAT TTCGGCAACACGTGCTACTGCAACTCGGTGCTGCAGGCGCTCTACTTCTGCCGGCCGTTCCGCGAGAACGTGCTGGCCTACAAGGCCcagcagaagaagaaggagaaccTGCTCACGTGCCTGGCCGACCTCTTCCACTCCATCGCCACGCAGAAGAAGAAGGTGGGCGTCATCCCGCCCAAGAAGTTCATCTCCCGTCTGCGCAAGGAGAACG acctGTTCGACAACTACATGCAGCAGGACGCCCACGAGTTCCTCAACTACCTGCTGAACACGGTGGCCGACATCCTGCAGGAGGAGAAGAAGCAGGAGAAGCAGAACGGTCGCCTGAAGAGCAACGGGCCCCCCGCCGAGGTCgaggcggcagcggcggcggcggcggcggccgagaACAAGACGGAGCCCACCTGGGTGCACGACATCTTCCAAGGCACGCTCACCAACGAGACGCGCTGCCTCAACTGCGAGACG GTGAGCAGCAAAGATGAGGATTTCCTCGACCTTTCCGTGGACGTGGAGCAGAACACGTCAATAACGCACTGTCTCAG GGACTTCAGCAACACGGAGACGCTTTGCAGCGAGTACAAGTACTACTGCGAAATGTGCTGCAGCAAGCAGGAGGCGCAGAAGCG GATGTGCGTGAAGAAGCTGCCCATGATCCTGGCGCTGCACCTGAAGAGGTTCAAGTACATGGAGCAACTGCACCGCTACACCAAACTGTCGTATCGCGTGGTCTTCCCGCTGGAGCTCCGCCTCTTCAACACGTCCGGCGACGCCGTCAACCTGGATCGCATGTACGACCTGGTGGCTGTGGTGGTCCACTGCGGCAG CGGTCCAAACAGAGGGCATTACATCACCATCGTGAAGAGTCATGGGTTCTGGCTGCTGTTTGACGACGACATCGTGGAG AAAATCGACGCCCACGCCATCGAAGAGTTTTACGGACTTACCTCAGACATCTCTAAGAACTCTGAGTCGGGATACATCCTCTTCTACCAGTCTAGAGAGTGA
- the LOC144063139 gene encoding MARVEL domain-containing protein 3, translating into MSQAPRSNRAHRERNGDQRQPREPRDGDRSSADRSSSRAPYYDRDPDHHPKHARDRDVPRVERHDSTCTHMCSRRGIVLMCSVLTNGLVLICVVAAQMVTSKLSSMGGLGGFDINSNFSPQGTELQKMHELDMQYSQMRAPGIYGGVAFSLTMGVLSLLFVVASNKPPHHLSRKLLYGALGFQATGAVAYVVAVALYLHFVMGVNATDVCQERERLYARHSYTWMNCNVSGADAAVALFGLITAILYGAGTVLTVQTIRRVRQYLKERERRRVEREQPRSHAPLRAETSSV; encoded by the exons ATGAGTCAAGCACCCCGTTCAAACCGGGCCCACAGGGAGCGAAACGGGGACCAGCGGCAGCCCCGCGAGCCACGCGATGGCGACCGTTCATCAGCTGACAG GTCGTCTTCCCGAGCGCCGTACTACGACCGAGATCCGGACCACCACCCCAAACATGCACGGGACCGGGACGTACCGCGCGTTGAACGTCACGActccacatgcacacacatgtgCTCCAGGAGAG GTATCGTCCTGATGTGTTCGGTGCTGACCAACGGGCTGGTGCTGATCTGCGTGGTCGCCGCTCAGATGGTGACGTCGAAGCTGTCCTCCATGGGCGGGCTGGGCGGCTTCGACATCAACTCCAACTTCAGCCCGCAGGGCACGGAGCTGCAAAAGATGCACGAACTGGACATGCAGTACAGCCAGATGAGAGCGCCGGGCATCTACGGGGGCGTGGCCTTCAGCCTGACCATGGGCGTGCTCTCGCTGCTCTTTGTGGtcgccagcaacaagccccccCACCACCTGTCCCGCAAGCTTCTGTACGGCGCGCTGGGCTTCCAGGCGACGGGCGCCGTCGCCTACGTGGTGGCCGTCGCGCTCTACCTGCACTTCGTCATGGGCGTCAACGCCACCGACGTTTGCCAGGAGCGCGAGCGGCTGTACGCGCGCCACAGCTACACGTGGATGAACTGCAACGTGAGCGGGGCCGACGCCGCCGTGGCTTTGTTTGGACTCATCACGGCCATCTTGTACGGCGCCGGGACGGTGCTCACCGTCCAAACCATCCGTAGGGTGAGGCAGTACTTGAAGGAGCGGGAACGGCGCCGGGTGGAGAGAGAGCAGCCGCGATCTCACGCCCCGTTGAGGGCTGAAACCAGCTCGGTGTGA
- the c13h8orf82 gene encoding UPF0598 protein C8orf82 homolog — translation MLFLRTTAVLVSQRLAALRCTPAGYRTVTTAASYVQGQSPEPRIREYFYYIDHQGQLFLDDTKVKNFVTCFKDKQFLVFFFSRLRLNQSGRYQDDFPFLSPCGRERNFLRCDDRAVVFTHLLPGATQDGDLLSFCGGAEKLTVPFDPAALYMRPASGRLYHPCSGRAGGVGLVRSALAIELSPFFVYGSERGQSGAPTHFLWREQQYALTDELAGSFAAEEDDGEAGGG, via the exons ATGTTGTTTCTTCGGACAACTGCCGTGCTCGTCAGCCAGCGTCTGGCCGCTCTACGCTGCACTCCTGCCGGCTACAGGACCGTCACAACCGCCGCTTCATACGTGCAGGGTCAGAGCCCTGAACCTCGCATCCGTGAATACTTTTACTACATTGATCACCAAGGCCAG TTGTTCCTGGATGACACCAAAGTGAAgaattttgtcacttgtttcaAAG ACAAACagttcctggtcttcttcttcagtCGTCTACGTTTAAACCAGAGCGGACGCTACCAGGACGACTTCCCTTTCCTGTCTCCGTGTGGGCGAGAGAGGAACTTCCTGCGTTGTGATGACCGAGCGGTGGTCTTCACCCACCTCCTGCCGGGCGCCACCCAGGACGGGGACTTGCTGTCGTTCTGCGGCGGCGCAGAGAAGCTGACCGTCCCCTTCGATCCCGCGGCGCTCTACATGCGCCCGGCCAGCGGGCGACTTTACCACCCCTGCTCGGGGCGAGCGGGCGGCGTCGGGCTGGTGAGGTCGGCCCTGGCCATCGAGCTCAGCCCGTTTTTTGTCTACGGTTCGGAGCGAGGTCAGTCAGGAGCGCCCACGCACTTCCTGTGGAGGGAACAGCAGTACGCACTCACCGATGAGCTGGCGGGAAGCTTTGCCGCAGAAGAGGACGATGGTGAAGCTGGAGGGGGATAA